In Pseudobdellovibrionaceae bacterium, the following proteins share a genomic window:
- a CDS encoding TlpA family protein disulfide reductase, with protein MKRPDKRQTILINLILFLVVTGGYFAVRHFSPRHELKTAPSFELPLVEPGNDTNPMASLGTRISLKELQGRLTLINFWASWCEACAQEAPILENLWKKYGNGQRIYLLGISTFDKWSDLSASPKLATKSFPILFDDKGRIALKYGVTVLPATILLNSQGRILATFQGILNEERLRVIEAQIP; from the coding sequence ATGAAGAGGCCTGATAAAAGACAAACGATTCTCATCAATCTCATTCTATTCCTGGTCGTCACCGGCGGGTATTTTGCCGTTCGCCATTTTTCCCCTCGACATGAACTCAAAACGGCACCCTCTTTCGAGTTACCTCTGGTAGAGCCGGGCAATGATACCAATCCTATGGCCTCACTAGGGACCAGGATCAGCCTCAAGGAGCTACAAGGAAGGCTCACTCTCATTAATTTTTGGGCCAGCTGGTGTGAAGCTTGCGCTCAAGAGGCTCCGATTCTCGAAAATCTGTGGAAGAAGTACGGCAATGGACAGCGCATATATCTCCTTGGAATTTCCACTTTTGACAAATGGTCCGACCTCAGCGCTTCTCCGAAGTTAGCGACAAAGTCCTTTCCCATCCTTTTTGATGATAAAGGTCGCATCGCCTTAAAATATGGCGTCACCGTCTTGCCAGCGACCATTCTGCTCAACTCCCAAGGCCGGATTCTCGCCACCTTTCAGGGCATACTCAACGAGGAAAGACTCAGGGTCATAGAGGCGCAGATCCCGTAG
- a CDS encoding cytochrome c oxidase subunit 3 — translation MSTVAQSLPKFRKPAIPSSVLGMLIFIATEVMFFTALISAFVVIKKERATWALPENIQLPVATTGFNTFLLLLSGAFLIFAGMKLAQNEAHLAKSWTLRCLIFGTAFVTIQGFEWVQLIGYGMTMNSSIFGALFFLIIGAHGFHVLAGVFALAFTLVKMNRDQVALSDFRAMQMYWSLVVLVWPLLYYLVYF, via the coding sequence GTGTCGACCGTCGCCCAAAGCCTGCCGAAATTTCGCAAACCAGCTATCCCAAGCTCTGTACTTGGGATGCTGATTTTTATCGCTACCGAAGTGATGTTTTTCACCGCTCTGATCAGCGCCTTTGTGGTGATTAAAAAGGAACGGGCAACCTGGGCCTTACCTGAGAATATTCAGCTTCCGGTAGCTACTACGGGCTTCAATACCTTTCTTCTTCTGCTCAGTGGCGCTTTTCTGATTTTCGCCGGCATGAAGCTGGCCCAGAATGAAGCCCACTTAGCCAAATCGTGGACCTTGCGCTGCTTGATCTTCGGGACTGCCTTCGTGACCATCCAAGGCTTCGAATGGGTCCAGCTCATTGGCTATGGCATGACCATGAATTCGAGCATCTTTGGCGCCTTGTTTTTCCTTATCATCGGGGCTCACGGGTTTCACGTCCTCGCTGGAGTTTTCGCCTTGGCCTTTACCCTGGTGAAAATGAACCGGGATCAGGTGGCGCTCAGTGACTTTAGGGCCATGCAGATGTACTGGTCTCTGGTCGTCCTGGTTTGGCCCCTTCTCTACTATCTGGTGTATTTCTGA
- a CDS encoding cytochrome C oxidase subunit IV family protein, translating into MSAHADSTSHYVKIWVWLTVLFIISVCGPMLGIQAVTIITAFGIALVKAYLVASNFMHLNIEKKYVIYMLLGMVLMVILFFAGTAPDVMTPGGQNWERIPLPTTESAPAH; encoded by the coding sequence ATGAGCGCACATGCAGATTCAACTTCACATTACGTAAAAATCTGGGTTTGGCTGACCGTTCTCTTTATTATCAGCGTCTGTGGACCCATGTTGGGTATCCAGGCAGTCACCATCATCACCGCATTTGGAATTGCCCTGGTGAAGGCCTATCTGGTGGCTTCCAATTTCATGCACTTGAATATAGAAAAGAAATACGTCATCTATATGCTTCTGGGCATGGTTCTGATGGTGATTTTGTTCTTTGCCGGGACTGCACCGGACGTGATGACCCCTGGGGGACAAAACTGGGAACGGATACCCCTTCCCACAACTGAAAGTGCTCCGGCACACTAA
- a CDS encoding cytochrome c oxidase subunit 3 codes for MSFPQPIATNRSATGIPTGKLAVWWVVGSEIVIFGGLLASYLMLRLFHTGWHAEAAHTNTWFGAINTFVLLTSSLFIVLAHQAAEKGEEKKAFRLIWLTILGGAIFLINKGVEWTGEISHGFVMTKAVFWSFYYTACGLHALHVIGGMVIMAIISFDVLKKQHMNRVELIGIYWHFVDIVWIFLFPMLYIAK; via the coding sequence GTGTCATTTCCACAACCAATAGCAACAAATAGAAGCGCAACTGGAATCCCAACGGGCAAATTGGCGGTTTGGTGGGTCGTCGGATCTGAAATCGTCATCTTCGGAGGACTGCTGGCAAGCTATCTTATGCTTCGCCTGTTTCACACCGGATGGCACGCGGAGGCGGCTCACACCAACACCTGGTTTGGGGCTATCAATACATTTGTCCTCCTGACCTCCAGTTTGTTTATTGTCTTAGCCCACCAGGCAGCCGAGAAGGGCGAAGAAAAAAAGGCCTTTAGGCTCATATGGCTGACCATTTTGGGGGGTGCCATCTTTTTGATAAACAAAGGGGTCGAGTGGACAGGGGAAATCTCCCACGGCTTTGTGATGACCAAGGCTGTATTCTGGTCATTTTATTACACGGCCTGTGGACTCCACGCCCTGCACGTCATCGGTGGAATGGTCATTATGGCGATCATTTCTTTCGATGTTCTCAAGAAACAACACATGAACCGAGTGGAGCTAATCGGGATCTACTGGCACTTTGTAGATATCGTTTGGATCTTTTTGTTCCCCATGCTGTACATTGCAAAATAG
- a CDS encoding cbb3-type cytochrome c oxidase subunit I produces the protein MSHPEHGHQSIWQKYIFSTDHKIIGFQYLFTGMAMALIGGFFAYAFRMQLAFPGQDVPLYGLVTAGEYNSLVTNHGTIMIFWVAMPVLIAALGNFLIPLMIGCDDMVFPRINRLSYQIFLLSAIVLLTSFFVPGGAFGGAWTAYPPLSANADYSLTPLGSVLWLLAVALEFVAFLLGGINFITTLMNARAPGMKMFDIPIVVWMIVLASIIFMASVGPLVAGAVMLLLDQLLAVGFYDPGKGGDPILWQHLFWFFGHPEVYVVLLPAMGVVAEILPVFARKKLFGYKTVLYTAIATGTLSFFVWAHHQFVAGIDPRMANVFTVTTVLISIPIAEMVFVYIATLYKGSIEFTSAMLFALSFLVTFLLGGVTGIFLGSSASDIYFHDTYFVLAHFHFTFVPIAILSVFAALYYWYPKMFGRKMNETLGKIHFWGTLISFHTIFLPLFYLGASGQHRRIYNYDNFPDLAHPYMQDLRVVATVALIAMLLFQIPFLYNFLTSWKTGEVAGKNPWNANTLEWTTESPPPHGNWAELPTVYRGPYEYSVPGRSSDFWPQNEKA, from the coding sequence ATGAGTCACCCAGAACACGGCCACCAAAGTATTTGGCAAAAATATATTTTTTCAACAGACCATAAGATCATTGGCTTTCAGTACTTGTTTACTGGCATGGCCATGGCCTTAATCGGGGGCTTTTTTGCCTACGCCTTTCGTATGCAATTGGCCTTTCCCGGTCAGGATGTCCCTCTCTACGGTCTGGTAACAGCCGGCGAGTACAACTCTCTGGTCACCAACCACGGCACGATCATGATCTTCTGGGTGGCAATGCCTGTGCTTATTGCCGCCCTAGGGAACTTTCTGATTCCCCTGATGATCGGCTGTGACGACATGGTCTTTCCCAGAATTAACCGCCTCTCCTATCAAATCTTTTTGTTGAGCGCGATCGTTCTGCTGACTTCATTTTTCGTTCCTGGCGGGGCCTTTGGTGGCGCCTGGACAGCCTATCCACCCCTTTCTGCTAATGCCGACTACAGCTTAACGCCTTTAGGCTCTGTCCTGTGGCTCCTGGCTGTAGCCTTAGAGTTTGTGGCCTTTCTCCTCGGCGGAATTAATTTTATCACCACCTTAATGAACGCCCGCGCCCCAGGGATGAAGATGTTCGACATCCCCATCGTCGTGTGGATGATCGTTTTGGCGAGCATTATCTTTATGGCCTCGGTGGGTCCACTGGTAGCCGGCGCGGTCATGCTCCTGCTTGACCAACTTTTGGCGGTGGGTTTTTACGATCCGGGAAAAGGTGGAGATCCTATTTTGTGGCAGCACCTGTTCTGGTTTTTTGGCCATCCGGAAGTCTATGTGGTGCTTCTCCCCGCCATGGGTGTGGTGGCTGAGATTCTGCCGGTCTTCGCCCGCAAGAAACTCTTTGGCTACAAGACGGTTCTTTACACAGCGATTGCCACTGGTACCTTGAGCTTTTTCGTGTGGGCTCACCACCAATTCGTGGCCGGTATCGACCCGCGCATGGCCAATGTCTTTACGGTCACTACGGTTTTGATTTCAATCCCCATTGCCGAGATGGTATTTGTTTACATCGCTACTCTTTATAAGGGCTCGATTGAATTCACCAGTGCCATGCTCTTTGCCCTCTCTTTCCTCGTCACCTTCCTCTTGGGTGGTGTGACTGGAATTTTTCTTGGCTCCAGTGCTTCGGACATTTACTTCCACGATACTTATTTTGTCTTGGCTCACTTTCACTTCACATTCGTGCCAATTGCCATTTTGTCAGTGTTTGCAGCTCTTTATTACTGGTACCCCAAGATGTTTGGCCGCAAAATGAATGAGACTCTGGGGAAGATCCATTTCTGGGGAACTCTCATCTCATTCCACACGATCTTTTTGCCACTGTTTTACTTAGGTGCCAGCGGACAACACCGGCGGATTTATAACTATGATAACTTCCCCGACTTGGCCCATCCCTACATGCAGGATCTGCGTGTAGTGGCCACGGTGGCTCTGATTGCCATGTTGTTGTTCCAGATTCCTTTCCTTTATAACTTCCTTACCAGTTGGAAAACGGGAGAGGTCGCGGGCAAAAACCCATGGAATGCCAACACCCTGGAGTGGACCACTGAGTCTCCACCTCCTCATGGCAACTGGGCGGAACTTCCAACCGTGTACCGTGGACCATACGAGTATAGCGTTCCTGGCAGATCTTCAGATTTTTGGCCTCAAAACGAGAAAGCATAA